From the genome of Staphylococcus haemolyticus, one region includes:
- the folB gene encoding dihydroneopterin aldolase: protein MNDTIFLNGMRFYAYHGALPAENEIGQIFVVDVTLKVNLEEAGQSDKVIDTVHYGEVFEDVKAIVEGPPCNLIEHLAERIAKRINSHYNRVMETKVRITKENPPIPGHYNGVGIEIVRENR, encoded by the coding sequence ATGAACGACACAATCTTTCTTAATGGTATGAGATTTTACGCATACCACGGTGCCTTACCTGCTGAAAACGAGATAGGTCAAATTTTTGTAGTAGATGTTACGTTGAAAGTGAATTTAGAAGAAGCCGGCCAATCTGATAAAGTAATCGACACTGTACATTACGGAGAAGTGTTTGAAGATGTTAAAGCAATCGTTGAAGGTCCACCATGTAATTTAATCGAACATCTAGCTGAACGTATTGCAAAACGTATAAATTCACACTATAATCGTGTAATGGAAACGAAAGTCAGAATCACTAAAGAAAATCCACCTATTCCAGGTCACTATAATGGTGTAGGTATAGAGATAGTGAGGGAGAATCGTTAA